The Aedes albopictus strain Foshan chromosome 2, AalbF5, whole genome shotgun sequence region GACCAGGAATGAAACCGGAAGCTATGTAGTTATGTGCTCTAACGCCGGTCAAGACAGCAGCGGCCCTCATCGAGTTGGGCAAATGCAGACTGTTGAAAATCCACGTCGCGTTACGAATGCATGCTGCTCTAGCAAGTTTTCTTCCGGCACGGCTGGCTACCGACGATGCCATCAAGTTCCACGTGAGAGCCGAACCGATACCGGCTCCGGTGAATCGCATCGCTGGTGCTGTAACCGGGCTGGTAGTTGCAAACTGATAGGCCTGTTGTCCCGCCCCAGCCAGATATCCTACCGCCGCCTCTGCCAACTGCTTCGTTTGTTCGCCAACAGGGTTTTCGCTAATTTTGTGGTACATTTGCTTGCCGGCATCGATGGCGCCATGACCAAGCGCGGCAGTGACATCGGCCACGGCACCAACCGTAGATTCCGTCCACTGTTGCGTAGCGCTCGCAACAGGATTCACGGGCTCCGATGTGTTATTCTTTGGCGACATCTTTTACTTACTGCAAAAACAAAGTTAAAGTAATAAATGATAAAATACCTATAAAAAGAGAACTATTGCATTAGCCAGGCAAACTTATTGGAAATTCCTTAACGAACCTAACGAACAAACCGTCTTTGTTGTCTTGCCTAAGCCgaattcaagcataacttttcaatccaacgtaactcgagaatgtaaacaaatccgggtttactgctgcgtgcatgattcataaagcaaatttaagaatccacatcactgtttgatgatttattgcttaatttgtttaactaagcatatttttcgaaacgacgtatctaactattttgatgtttacaactttgctgatagatacaccgttttaatatatgagaaaaccaaacgacgtatctagccaaaatcaaaagtaacagatacaccaaactggcaccatac contains the following coding sequences:
- the LOC115258162 gene encoding uncharacterized protein LOC115258162 produces the protein MSPKNNTSEPVNPVASATQQWTESTVGAVADVTAALGHGAIDAGKQMYHKISENPVGEQTKQLAEAAVGYLAGAGQQAYQFATTSPVTAPAMRFTGAGIGSALTWNLMASSVASRAGRKLARAACIRNATWIFNSLHLPNSMRAAAVLTGVRAHNYIASGFIPGLFTAWAVYDGYRVARYCYDKYQDRNKEQPSQQTDLFEDDDRISLQGSSVLKSKL